CCTTCACAGCTACTGCAAACTCATCCCAAGAAAGCGTTTTGCTGTTATGCAAGTCCAAAAGGTCCACAAGTCGCTTCCGGTCTAGCAGGATTGTTCTCTTAAACCCGAAATATCTGCAAAAAGAATGTTCGTTTTCATGAATCTTTGCTTAGATTTAGCTTGAATTGGATATATTTGACAATAGAGAATTACCTTCGATGACCTTCAACAACTTTTGCCATGTTTCCATAGTAGGTAGGGATAAAAGTGTTGCTAGCTACGGATACTACGAAATCTAGAGCTGCCATTTGAGATGAATGGTTCTGAAACTGTTGCAATTCTGTTGGATCTAATAGCATTTCCTTTTTTACCTGAAAAACCAAACAtgtcaccatcatcaccaaaaTTGATCAATTTCGAAAGTGCAAATTGTTTAGAGTGATAAAACTTACAATTCGTGGAAATGATTCCTTTAGAAGGGCTAATCTCTTTGCACCACCATAAATCTCACCAGCAGCAATGTATATTTGTGTATCCTTTTGAAACCCCAATGCTTTTAAGTCCAAAACCACCTCCTCGGGTGTCAACGGACACAGCCCTTGCACTCTCCTTTCTTCTGAgactatctctttctctctccacaATGGATATGCATACCTAGAGAACGCACATAAGAGAACCAGAAATCAAGATTTTATTAAAAGGTGAAAGCATCATATGCTAAATAACAGTTTTACCTCATCTTTTTGagttcttcagcttcttctgcAGTGCAGCCATGAGTGCAACCAGAGAAAGCCAACATGTCCATCTCATATCTCAGATGCAAAGCCACAAAAGACCCTCTTTGTTGAAGAATCCGAACCAGCTTTGATCCCAAAGCCTCAATCCGCGGAGTGAACTTCAGTCCTTGGAAATTAACTCGGCATCTCAGCCTTTGAAGATCAAGAGAAAGACCATTGTTCGCCAATCGTGTATCACTCCTAACAAAGTGTATAACTTTACGTTTACTGAACCGCGGCAGTAcctaacacaaaaaaaaaaaaccgaacaATCAAGATGTAGATCATAGGCATTTCAGATTCATCTTAtggaagcaaaagaaacttGCAAATAAACCTGTTGCAAGTAATATAAGTCGCTGGACCAACTCACAGGAGGCATTTCGAATATTTTGTATCCATACTTCTTACTATAACGTTTCGGAAGTCTCCTTACGATCCTAACTTCATCTCTTAATGAATCAATGAAATGCTTGATATCAAAGATGTCCTCAAAATCACTGCAAAAGGAAGAAACCTAGGGTCGCTTCAGCTACACAAATCTTACTGCATATACTATTCCCTCAAAAGACCAAACGAAGAACATGTACCTTGGATCAGCCCAGAAAGATTTTTTATCAAGCTCAGGAACAACAAGAGTCAAATTCAATAGCTTAGCAACAGTCACCATATCACAAAtctgaaaaagagagaatacaAGCATCAAGAAACTAAACTTCTATTTCGGCAAATGAGAGAGCAATGTAATGAAGAGAAAGTTACACGAACCGCTGCAcgcatttgattcaaaccaCCATTACAGGATACTAGTAAAATTCCATTACTTGTGTAGttccctacaaaaaaaaattcaaactttccTTAATCTCTCAAgcaccaaaccaaaacccaaataCACAAATCGATTGAAGAACACAAAAAATACTAACTTGGTGGAGGAGGCGATAGTCGAACTGGGTCGACAGGGAGAGAGAACCTAGAAATCTGATTGGATAAACCAGTGAAGATTTGGGAATGCCAAAAGAGCTGAATCAAGCAAGTCCAAACCAGAATGCAAGAACAGACTCTAAAAAAGCAAACTTGAAATCGAGCTTTGGGAACTGATTGATGATGACTCGGAGGCTTATACTCACTCCGCATCAGAGTACCACTCTCCGATCTAATTTCCATGTATCTCTGTCTTTGACTACGACGAAGATACTCATCGCCGCTTCATCATAACCTAAAAATTTCTGAGAGATCCCAAAAAGGGTCACAAAAAGGGAAACGATGGGAAAAAAAGTGATGCAAATTAACTAATGCGGACAAAGAATACAGATACGACCGTACAaagtttatgtttcttttcCCGTGAGAAAGCACTTACTTTtgggaagaaggaagaagaaagattgtTCAAACTATTGAGGgttatttttcaaaatcaagAATTTGTCTATGAGAAAAACATGAAGATCCGAACAGATTGatctcatcatcataatcatcttcaccttttaaaatttgaactagattcggacccgccGCATGTACGTGCGAAATTGATTTCAAAAGCTAAAATTGTTATTATGTTTTCAATACATAAGTGCATGTTTATTTTCGTAGACATTTTGGAGATGTTATTAGATTTAAAACCAGAATTTGTGACCAGTTcagtatttaatttatttttagggaaaattgatttaaaaggacATTTTTGCTTCAATTTGTCCCATTATGTCTTCTACGCTAATTTGCCACTATGCCAAATTaccctttaaaaaaatgaaactaacttttaagcaattttaaaatttcaatcacctaaaaacaaattctacaAATAAGAAAGAGGTTGCCATAAggtgtttttgatgaaaatttgatgttttaacattgaaaaaaaattattctgcaACATTTAGAATACATGTTCtactaattgtatatattctgaagatattagattataaattctaCATACTGTACATGTTCTAAAAAATGTAGATTACAAATTCTTCGCATTCTACTTGTTCTGAAaactttagaataaatatatcttctaaaactTTTANNNNNNNNNNNNNNNNNNNNNNNNNNNNNNNNNNNNNNNNNNNNNNNNNNNNNNNNNNNNNNNNNNNNNNNNNNNNNNNNNNNNNNNNNNNNNNNNNNNNNNNNNNNNNNNNNNNNNNNNNNNNNNNNNNNNNNNNNNNNNNNNNNNNNNNNNNNNNNNNNNNNNNNNNNNNNNNNNNNNNNNNNNNNNNNNNNNNNNNNNNNNNNNNNNNNNNNNNNNNNNNNNNNNNNNNNNNNNNNNNNNNNNNNNNNNNNNNNNNNNNNNNNNNNNNNNNNNNNNNNNNNNNNNNNNNNNNNNNNNNNNNNNNNNNNNNNNNNNNNNNNNNNNNNNNNNNNNNNNNNNNNNNNNNNNNNNNNNNNNNNNNNNNNNNNNNNNNNNNNNNNNNNNNNNNNNNNNNNNNNNNNNNNNNNNNNNNNNNNNNNNNNNNNNNNNNNNNNNNNNNNNNNNNNNNNNNNNNNNNNNNNNNNNNNNNNNNNNNNNNNNNNNNNNNNNNNNNNNNNNNNNNNNNNNNNNNNNNNNNNNNNNNNNNNNNNNNNNNNNNNNNNNNNNNNNNNNNNNNNNNNNNNNNNNNNNNNNNNNNNNNNNNNNNNNNNNNNNNNNNNNNNNNNNNNNNNNNNNNNNNNNNNNNNNNNNNNNNNNNNNNNNNNNNNNNNNNNNNNNNNNNNNNNNNNNNNNNNNNNNNNNNNNNNNNNNNNNNNNNNNNNNNNNNNNNNNNNNNNNNNNNNNNNNNNNNNNNNNNNNNNNNNNNNNNNNNNNNNNNNNNNNNNNNNNNNNNNNNNNNNNNNNNNNNNNNNNNNNNNNNNNNNNNNNNNNNNNNNNNNNNNNNNNNNNNNNNNNNNNNNNNNNNNNNNNNNNNNNNNNNNNNNNNNNNNNNNNNNNNNNNNNNNNNNNNNNNNNNNNNNNNNNNNNNNNNNNNNNNNNNNNNNNNNNNNNNNNNNNNNNNNNNNNNNNNNNNNNNNNNNNNNNNNNNNNNNNNNNNNNNNNNNNNNNNNNNNNNNNNNNNNNNNNNNNNNNNNNNNNNNNNNNNN
The sequence above is drawn from the Camelina sativa cultivar DH55 chromosome 4, Cs, whole genome shotgun sequence genome and encodes:
- the LOC104779648 gene encoding uncharacterized protein At1g04910-like, yielding MEIRSESGTLMRSEYKPPSHHQSVPKARFQVCFFRVCSCILVWTCLIQLFWHSQIFTGLSNQISRFSLPVDPVRLSPPPPRNYTSNGILLVSCNGGLNQMRAAICDMVTVAKLLNLTLVVPELDKKSFWADPSDFEDIFDIKHFIDSLRDEVRIVRRLPKRYSKKYGYKIFEMPPVSWSSDLYYLQQVLPRFSKRKVIHFVRSDTRLANNGLSLDLQRLRCRVNFQGLKFTPRIEALGSKLVRILQQRGSFVALHLRYEMDMLAFSGCTHGCTAEEAEELKKMRYAYPLWREKEIVSEERRVQGLCPLTPEEVVLDLKALGFQKDTQIYIAAGEIYGGAKRLALLKESFPRIVKKEMLLDPTELQQFQNHSSQMAALDFVVSVASNTFIPTYYGNMAKVVEGHRRYFGFKRTILLDRKRLVDLLDLHNSKTLSWDEFAVAVKEAHQGQRMGEPTHRKVISDRPKEEDYFYANPQECINLK